From the Arctopsyche grandis isolate Sample6627 chromosome 11, ASM5162203v2, whole genome shotgun sequence genome, one window contains:
- the Polr2J gene encoding DNA-directed RNA polymerase II subunit RPB11 — protein sequence MNAPPTFESFLLYEGESKIQKEEDTKVPNAAVFTVNKEDHTLGNMIRNQLLKDPKVLFAGYKVPHPLEHKFVIRIQTTSDYTPQDALTNAITDLISELSLFEERFKEAVKEKKDGLD from the exons ATGAACGCACCGCCAACATTCGAATCGTTTCTTCTCTATGAGGGTGAAAGCAA AATCCAAAAAGAGGAAGATACAAAAGTACCCAATGCTGCCGTGTTTACAGTTAACAAGGAGGATCACACTCTAGGAAATATGATCAGAAA TCAACTATTGAAAGACCCTAAAGTTCTCTTCGCCGGATACAAAGTACCTCACCCTCTCGAACACAAATTCGTGATTAGAATACAGACCACATCAGACTATACTCCACAAGACGCCTTAACGAATGCAATCACCGATTTAATATCTGAATTATCTTTATTCGAGGAACGGTTTAAG GAAGCGGTCAAGGAAAAGAAGGACGGATTAGATTAA